The genomic interval TTAACACAGCCAAGGTCGAACAATGCAGCCATCATTGTCCTTGCACAAACCAGTCAACTACTACGCCCCTATCATCGTGTAGGAGCAGGAGTAGGCTGAGCAGATCTCTTGTTCGCCTGGCTCAACCCCGCACCACATGCACCCGTCGGAATAGCCAAATCGGCCGCAGAATACTCTGCAGGATAGCTACACCCGCTGATAGCGGCATATGCCTGCCTATCATTCGCATTCGCGTTATACCATCCGCTACCCGCGCTGATGGTCGCAGTAGACCCGGGAGAGGTAAATGTAGGTCCGGGCATGGTAATAGGAGTACCCGTCTGGGTATAttgagggaggagagataTGGAGTCCGAGGCGACGTTGGTGAACGAAGCAGGCGGCCAGGGGTAGGAAGAGGACGCGGACGCCGCAATGGTACCAGCACCGGCCTGAGAATATTGTCAGCTTGTCCCATATCGGCCCATTCCAAAGATGCAACTCACACCACCAGTCACGTAGGCATTGGAGAACGTTCCGTCAAAGTTGTTCATCGATACGCCGTCTGCCTGGCAGGTGCCAGCAACCGTTCGAGGGTCTAAACCATAATTGTCAGCCATTTTTCCAACACATCAAGACGGATACCTACCTTTGGGAATCCATCCCTTCTCGAGACCGAGACGGTAGTGCCAGAATGGGTTGGGCTGCTGAATAGCGTCGGTACTGTTTCCAATCTTCCAAGTCCAGAAGAAAAAGTTCTGTATCGCCAATTTTATTAGTTTTACTCTGGTTTTCGATATCAAATGCGCAGACTGACCTGCAAAGCATCCATACTACCAGAGACAAAGTGGTTCAACGCCTCGATGGTACTCGCGTTCCATTGGGTATAGTCGTTCCAGTAATCACAGCTGCCGGTCACCTTGTCCGCATAACCATCATAAGTTCCATCGTATCTCGATCCACTTCCAACATTGTTCACCCATTTACCGCAATCGTTCCAGGCCGCAGACCATTCACCAGCGGTATTGGGACCCCACTGCTGGGAGGTGGTGTTGGTGGACGAAGCCCACCATTGACATGGCATCGTTTTAAGAGTGTCAAGAGTACCCTGAGGCTGGTCCTGGAAGACCATGTAGGTATGTTGGTCGAGCATCATACGGTCAGCACCAGCAAGATCGCCGTACCACGCAGCAACTCCCAAAAATCCATCGTGCATGGAGAGCATTGGACCGTTGCCGGCGCCGATACCAGTAATGTCGCGAATAATGTTGTGGGCCTCAATGTAAAAGGAGGCGACGGGGCCTTTGCTGATAGCATTGCCGTTGGGTTCATTGAGGAATCCAAACATCTGGATGACAGGAGCGTACTCGGGCTGAGCAATGAATTGTGCGAGCGTACGGACGTAGTCGAGGGATCGTTGAGCGTTAGCAAGGCCCATGACACCGTTCAGCCAGTTGACGGATCCTTGGCGGCCAGAGTGGTTCCAGCCGTCTATAAGACTGTCAGCGAAGACTTTACGAGCGAAGAAATAGGCCTACTTTGAGAACCGGGAACAGAGTGAAGGTCAAGGTTAATCCTCAATCCATACTTCCTGGCCCATTTGATAGCTTTCAAAAAGTATTCCCATGAAACCTTGGGTAGAAAAGGCTCGCCCTCCCAGACCTCGATAGCAAAGAAGGGAATAGGGATTCGCACCCAGTTGAGGCCCGCAGCGACAATTTCGACAAAGTCACGCTGTGAAACAAGTTAGTGTCCAATCTCGTTGATCAATCTACCACTTGCCTCGGTAATGAATGTCTCGTAATGTTCCGTGAGGGCATCAGTAAGGTTGTCACCCATGTTGATAGAAAGGGTGTATTCGTCGATAGCAGTGCCGGCAGAGCCGTTGGCATACTTTTCGTAAAGGCCGGGGACGATGAAGGGCTCTGTCAAGTATTTTAGTTAATTCTTGCGGAAAGCGGCTATCGCTCACCAGTAACAAGCCAACCACCGAGGTTAACACCAAAGACTTTATCTTGACCCCATGTCCAGTTTTGATTCAGTGCCGGGGTCCAAGAGTTGGCTTGGGCTTCGTTCTACGATTTTCGAGTAGAGTTAGTTCATGCAAAATTAAATAGTCTCACGGTGAACTCACGTTGAACGGGTTGGCCTCGTCCCATACCCACTTACCGCCGTAGGGATTGTCATAAGTCATCGTGGAACCGTCTTCCAAAGTGATGAGGGAGCCTTGAGTGCCGGTAGTGGGGGTAGCAGAAGCAGTGGCGCTAGTTGATGTAGCTGTCGTTGATCCCGATACGGAAGATGTGCCCGACGGAGCctgggatgaagaatttTCATTACCAGCGGAAGCAACGAGGCTTTTGCTGTCCTTGTTTCGGGTGAGGCTGAAAATTATCAGTAACACTCGCTTTTTCCTCAGGACTTTGACCTACCCGACACCAAGGCCAACACCGAGGCCGATAGCAACAATCAGCAAAGCTGCCAAAGCCGCCCACAGCCACttcctgttcttctttccctggCCAGATTCGTGGTCTGCCCATCTTGGCTTTTCACTGAATCCTCGTGCTGCTGTTCCCGCTCCAATGGCTGCCACCGCGGGTGTGATGTGGCCCTGctcgtcgtcctcctcgctgGTGGATAATCGATCGCCGCTTTCATAAGCAACAGTTGAATGAGCAAGGCCAGATCGACCTGGGTTACGGTTGCCCTGATAGCAAACAAAAGTCAGTGATCTTGAGGCGACGAAAGCTTTCACACAGAGTGATCGAGTTTTTCAAGCACCAGATGCGGGGAAGTAGCGAGAAGAAAAACTCACATTGGTAGCTCCTTCAGCACCAGTCAGCCCTACTCCACTGCCCCAGCTATCCCTATGTGTGCCAGCCAGAGATGGTGTCCCCCCGGCAAGATTCAtgcttgctgctgttgagtCACGGCTCATGAGCGATGGTGCTGGGGCATATTCGGACCCGGGCCTCCCAAAAAGGTTGTTCGCTTCTGGGTCGAGAAAGCTAGAGTTACGGTTGGGATCGGGAGAGATATTGGAATCCGGGGAGAAGTTTGGGTTCGCCACTGGGTCATAAGATGGGCGCGGCATTGTGAAAAAAAGTGGCTATAGAAAAATGTTAGCGGGGGAAACGCAATTTATATTCGGGGCccggaaagaagacaacGGCACATATCCGTGCACACGGCATTGTTTCCTTCTTTGAGCAAGCGAACAAGGCGACACACTGACCTTTCACAATTCTTCCTGGAAAACGGGGAAAAGAGTGTTTCCGAGAGTAAAACGATGCCACTCTACTACTGTACCACTAAACACACTGTCAGCAAAGCCTACGAAGGACGGGAAGCAAGGCACACAGGGCTCGCTTTGAGTTCTGAAAGGACTCGACGAAGCAGTGCAGACGGTATATATGCAGATTGGAAATCTGTGCACTTACAGAGCGGAATTCTTCTATATATCGCACCAGCAGCGGAAAGCTTTGCGGACCAGTGAACCAATGTGCGATACGATGATGTTCTTCAGCAGTTGCTAATGAACGAAACTATAACGCAATGATCGCTACTTTCACTAAAAGGTGGAGTGTCCGTGTATGCTTCTTGATATCAAAACCACCTAAGGGAATTATAATGGCAAAGAAAAACtccaaagaagagatgtGAAGAACGTGAGAATTGAGGCAAACAGATGTGTTCTTAAGAGATGCGCCGTCCCGAGCGTTCATCGattcttcaaagtcaaaCATCGGATATCATCGCCTGTGTCCACACCACTGTTCAGGCTCCAGTTTGATGCGGTAATTTACTAGAGTACTCGTGTGCTGCATACTCCCATTCCCTTATTATCCTAGCACGGTAATGCCTAGTGCGAGCGCTGATTGGTGTTGCTTGGCCGACGCTCGCATAAAGATAGCTTGGACATCCGTCTACATTTTCAGTAAATCACCTGAAGTTCAGGGAAAGCTGTGCGGGGCAACACCGTGGTTTTTTTCGGAGTGCCCTGTCGATACCGAAATTTTCAGGTACGAGCCCGCACTGCACTCCTTGGCTCATTTCCCACTTTTTCATTCCTTCTCAAAACAGACTGGTGCTTTTGGGAGAGATCTGCAGTCATTTTCATGATTTTGTTCATATGGTATCACCACACAGACACCGTTTCAAGCCACATTCATCGCCTACATCGTAACGGCTTGAAGAGTCATACCACCTCAATATGAGACACCGCTGAAATGGACATGTAGATTAAAATATACATTGGCTCCTGAATCGAGCACCTAGGATCCCTATTTTAGCACAACAAATAATAACGGTAGCAAGCCGCTATTGGTATTTTTCTTTCAGGAAACAGCGTTCAAAGTACGCCGATTAACCGGATGTGTTGTCGCGTGCCAAGATGATAGAAATTTCTGGTCAATCCGTTAGCTTTGCAGCTATTCTTTTCTCCTGTCGTCCTATGCAGTCATATTCTGCTGCGCTATTTGTAGAGTTACAGTTCTCCAAATGGGTTTTAGGCGATCAACTGATAAGCTCTTGGTGAACGAGATCGAAGAAAGCATGACCTATTATCACAACCTAATCGGAGTATTGCAGACTACTCAGGGTAAGTCCTCCGCCAGCGGCTCTTCGTccctctcatctcctccatcgGTCCGGGGGAGACGATCATCAATGACGTTTTCATCCAGGGAATCAAGGAAACTCACTTTCACTCATGGTTAAAATGCTCCCAGAGTTGAACATTCGAACACGACGAGTGTGGAGGACCAAAGCCAAGAAGTACACCCAACGAACTCTCTCTCATCAACGATAGCAATACTTCCTCGTCGTTTACAAGCAAATGGTATGTTGTAAGAGCAAGAAAGACAAGGAAAATCCCAGTGTGACTAGTCATGCGCTCCAGTTTCAGTGCTCTGGGCGTGACTTCAGCAGATCAGTTCCTCCAGGTCACCACGAACAGAATCTGGGACTCGTGCTGGGCTATAGTACGTATGTATGTGACTGCGCTACGATTCACCATATTAAGCAGCCAATATAACTCATGATGAAGTAGAAAGACACAGCAAAAAGTAGTTTTGTTCCTTAAGTTTCTTGGTGTTCTTCCTGCGCTCACAGGCAGTGGTCCTTACGACTGCGATGagcttgttcttcttgtcccCGTAACCCGTCATCTTCTGGCGCGTGCGCGCTGTAGATCGTCGTACTTTCCCTAATAATAACATTtttatcatcattttctCATTTTACCTTCTTTCGCAGCAGTATTATTTGCCTGGCTTCTTGGGATTTGgttatcttcttcgtcgtaCTACATGTGCTAGCTAGGCTGCTTGCAGCATGATTtctgtccttcttcattcacATTCTTCGTTCTGCTAATTATACACATGTCTTGCATGGGGTTTTGCTCGCTGCCTGCTCGGTACCACGTCCTAGGTTAAACTTCAGAGAGATCAacgcccttcttctcgataTTTTGCAGGTTTCGGAAGCATCTTCAACAAGTAGTGGTGTCTCATTGAGCTACTAGTGGTAGTGTCCGCTCCCTTTTTCATCCATGAAATCCCGCCAGCTCCACGATTTGCTTGGCCTTCCCAAAGATCGTTGAACTCCAAGCACTACTACAACAAGGAAACAAAAGGACACGTACATATTTGCTAGTAAAATATAGACGTCATGCAACGTATCGCAGTTGAAACAGCAGGCAGGAGCAAATGACGACAAATAGAAGACCATTAATTATTATTGTTATATCCGGTATCCGGACTGCTGGCTTCGCCAGTCGCCACACATGAAAACGCGactgccttcttcattaTGCTGCCTGATTCCGTTTCGCAATAAATAGAAATGAGAGGCTGTATGCGCTTGTTACGGGTTAACGCCTTTTGGTACATGTATACAAGTTGTCGTCTTTGCAGCTTCCTCGCTTCCCCTACCATATGCTTCCTTTACCTTAACCATGAGAATGAATTGGGCCAAAAAtcgacatcatcatttatAATCTACAACATTATCGATTTCATCTATTTACATCTGATTCGTGTTGTAGTACCTATTACAGCTAAGGCAGGTCCTAATGATCCTTCAAAATATAAGAttctcgagaagaagggagtaCGAGAATATAATACGATATGGGTACCTCAGCGACATGAAGAATTTAAATTTGATTAGTGGGCTGTTGTTTCTTGTCATCAGCACGCACAGTGCAACGGCCTCCTAAATCTGTCCTGAATGTTTCTAAGCGTAGAAGTGTAAAAAGATCTCATCATAACCACTAATCATGTGTATAAGATGATAAACCTTATGGCCAGTCTTGCGTGCAAGGCTTGTTGATTCAAATCTGGATCTAATTTAAGCGTTAGGAACAACCAAAATGGTGGAGGCATATCACTTCATACGGTTGACCAAAGATACGGTACGCATGACATTTTGGCTCCACATTACCATTGCCACTTGCACCTAAACCCACTTGAAACCCTTGTAAAAAAATTCTCAGGCAGATACCAAACCCTTAACCATGCTTTCTATCAATGTCCAAACTCAAGATTGGCCTGACCTTATCCCCCACATTACCCCGACCAAATCCAGCTCCAGATCCACCATGACTCGTCTGTACGCCACCAAAGCTTGCAGGGCTGCTCCTTCCGCTTTCCGCATAATCGTTCATGTTTGTCCTCGGTGTACCGGGTGCTGATACAGAGGCAGACACGGGGTATGACGATAAGCCCAACTGACTAGAGGCATATGATTTGATGTCTGAAACGCTAGGCTTTCTGGACCCATTGTTGGATCCCAAGCCAAGCAAATTGATTACGCTTGACGCACGACTAGGTTTTTCAGGTTCACCCAGTATAGGTGCAGAAGTGGAAATGGGCGAGCCAGGGACTGCAATTTCTTTGCGAGTAGAAGAGGCAGGTGGAGCGGGGCTGTTGTATGTATAGGTAGCGAAAAGAACAATAGAAGCACCGACGATGAAACTAAGAGTGATGGGGTaggagaagagagcgactgaggcaaggaaggagataatgatggaaagagaCGTAGCAAATCCTTTCCTGTAATCGGCCATTAGCAAAGGGCAAAGATACCAAAACGGAAAACGCACATGATATTGTCGCTATATCTGATGACCAACGCAGTAATCAATCCACCAAAAGTCTGAGTCAATACTGTACCAATCGCCCATCCGTTGAAGTTGTCGAAGCAAGACATCACTTTTGAAAAGTAACCCATGCCATTCGGCCCCGAAGGGTTGACGATAATGGGTACCAACGCAGGGACAAGGGAGAACAAGGACAGCTGGGTGTTTCTCACCCACAAATCAGGTGCGCTGGACCCAGAAGACGATTTGAGGATAAATTCAAAGTACACACCCGCAAGACCTGAGGTCATGCATGCAAGTGTAACAGCGACGAATCCCCTGACAGGATGCATCACTCTTTCCGGGGACATGATGGGCTCATCAGAAACCGGAATCTCCGATCGCAACTGACGTTCATGGCTGACAGTGACGTGGGTGTGGTGAGATGCAGCAGGTGCTGAAGAGGATTGGATCTGAACAATACCAACACCGATAGCCAGGAGAATCAAGGAAGCCCACTTGGTTCGAGAGAGTCGTTTGCGCAACAAGAGAACTGAAAAGAACGCAGTAGTAAGGATCTTCATCTGGTATGTGACCTGGAAAGTTGCGACGTCGAGATTTGATGCGGCGACGTATTGAAGATTGTTTTGGATGACATAGAGGATGGCGGGAACAGAAAGCTTATAGCAGTCGGGTGAAAATACCGCCTTCGATAGAGCTTGCAGTCTCGTGGGGTGAATGATCGAAGGGAGCTTTTGTCCAGATCGCTTGTCGAAATCCTTATCGTCAAGCTTTTCTGAGTAGAccgggggaggaggagatgcaGTCATCTCATTGTCGATACGTTTGAGAGCAATAAAAACTGAGATGCCACCTTTGAGAAGCTCGTTGAGCAAAACTGCGGCGGCAGCGGAATATGTGCGATTGGGAGCGGTAGATATCCGTGAATAGtgcatgatgatggtgaggaaTGCATTTTGAAGAGCGAGCGTGATCAGTCTAAAGGCTGATGTTAATGGTGGTCTGGCCAGCTATCATGCAGCCACTCACGAGATCCACTTGAGTTCTATCCCCCACAGAGAAGGCggcccttccttttctctgcTAGCGGCGGCCATCGCAGTAGCATAGCCCACCATGCCCACCTTATCGTCCAATTTGGGCGGATTACTCCGGCTGTAAGAAGGAAAATTGTTCGCAGTAGATGATCCATGGGCCTTCTGGTTGTGGAATGGTTGCTGGAGAGAATGGTATGAGCCATGCCCTGGTTGACCTATGGGAGACTGGGGCGGAGAGCTGACAGAGGTAGAGGACATGGCTCTGTGGAGCGGAGGCGGGACCAGGAGATTGGGAAGACTAAGGTCAGTAAGACATTGTGcaatggagatggaggaaggggaaatgCCTCAGAGCCAGGGCCAAAAGGACCCGCTCAAAACATTCCTAGCCCAGCGCACAGATCGCACTTGGACATATGGGAAGGGCGGAGGGAGGATGGCTTACCTGCTTAGCCTCCTTTTAGGCCGGGTTACTCCCACATCCATACCGCGCGTCTTCCCCATGCTGTTCCCCTTCTCGTCAGCCCAGTCGTTCTCTCCCCGATCTCTCTCGCTTCGATCTCTCATTATTAACCCTCGGTCCTCCTCTGGAGCAGCATATATCCTCCCTCCAAATGTCGATTGCACGGGCGAGGATGCGGTTTGAAGGGACCCAGACTGGGACGTACATCGGTCCGTCGGGCGGCGATTCAACCCCGATGGAGATCGAGTGTTGGTTCGATGGGCCATACCAGGGAATCCAAGACTACAGGAAGTTGCCGTTATTGACTACCGTCAAGGTCGGTTATGTGGAAAAGCGGTATATATTTGTGCGCGGCTGTCTTCCCAAACCAGTGAATGTTGACTGTGAAAAATTAAAATACCGGCAAGTCGGTTCTGCGTGCGGAGAGGTTGTTTATGGAGACTGGTAggagtgaagaagaatcgAGAGATGAAAGTGGAGATGAAATTGGATGTGGCTGGCCGCGTGCAGGCTATACGGCGTGGGTGGAAAGGGTGACTTGGGCGAGGCTCGGTCCACAGAGCGGAGAATAAATACAGCTACAGGAATGGCTCACTTGCTCAAATATGTATTGATATGTGGGTGTTTGGACGATGTGAACGATGTGAACACTCATACATATAGGGACGAACGAATGAAACCTGGCCAGTTGCCACCTGGGCTAGACCTTGAAAACAGTTCCTAGCGTCATAgcttctctctccatccgTAGTCCTTCGGTTCAAATCTACAGCCAAACCAGTGCCAGATGCATCTTTTTTCTATCGCGGTGTTACATCTATCAACCCCAGATTCCAAGTTCAGGGGATTCGGGGTTTATCCTCTCTTGCCCTATatatgcatgcatgcagCTGTCAGAAAGCCACCATTTTAGGAATAGTCACAACGAGCCAATGGCAATTGGCAGAAATGATGAATAAAAATGCTTCCGTTAATAATTAATAAACATCCTCTTCGTGACGTGTCTTTAGGCTACAGGgtaaaggaggaggcg from Cryptococcus neoformans var. neoformans B-3501A chromosome 9, whole genome shotgun sequence carries:
- a CDS encoding hypothetical protein (Match to ESTs gb|CF185315.1|CF185315, gb|CF189367.1|CF189367); protein product: MPRPSYDPVANPNFSPDSNISPDPNRNSSFLDPEANNLFGRPGSEYAPAPSLMSRDSTAASMNLAGGTPSLAGTHRDSWGSGVGLTGAEGATNGNRNPGRSGLAHSTVAYESGDRLSTSEEDDEQGHITPAVAAIGAGTAARGFSEKPRWADHESGQGKKNRKWLWAALAALLIVAIGLGVGLGVGLTRNKDSKSLVASAGNENSSSQAPSGTSSVSGSTTATSTSATASATPTTGTQGSLITLEDGSTMTYDNPYGGKWVWDEANPFNNEAQANSWTPALNQNWTWGQDKVFGVNLGGWLVTEPFIVPGLYEKYANGSAGTAIDEYTLSINMGDNLTDALTEHYETFITERDFVEIVAAGLNWVRIPIPFFAIEVWEGEPFLPKVSWEYFLKAIKWARKYGLRINLDLHSVPGSQNGWNHSGRQGSVNWLNGVMGLANAQRSLDYVRTLAQFIAQPEYAPVIQMFGFLNEPNGNAISKGPVASFYIEAHNIIRDITGIGAGNGPMLSMHDGFLGVAAWYGDLAGADRMMLDQHTYMVFQDQPQGTLDTLKTMPCQWWASSTNTTSQQWGPNTAGEWSAAWNDCGKWVNNVGSGSRYDGTYDGYADKVTGSCDYWNDYTQWNASTIEALNHFVSGSMDALQNFFFWTWKIGNSTDAIQQPNPFWHYRLGLEKGWIPKDPRTVAGTCQADGVSMNNFDGTFSNAYVTGGAGAGTIAASASSSYPWPPASFTNVASDSISLLPQYTQTGTPITMPGPTFTSPGSTATISAGSGWYNANANDRQAYAAISGCSYPAEYSAADLAIPTGACGAGLSQANKRSAQPTPAPTR
- a CDS encoding hypothetical protein (HMMPfam hit to Nuc_sug_transp, Nucleotide-sugar transporter, score: 294.1, E(): 2.2e-85) gives rise to the protein MAHRTNTRSPSGLNRRPTDRCTSQSGSLQTASSPVQSTFGGRIYAAPEEDRGLIMRDRSERDRGENDWADEKGNSMGKTRGMDVGVTRPKRRLSSLPNLLVPPPLHRAMSSTSVSSPPQSPIGQPGHGSYHSLQQPFHNQKAHGSSTANNFPSYSRSNPPKLDDKVGMVGYATAMAAASREKEGPPSLWGIELKWISLITLALQNAFLTIIMHYSRISTAPNRTYSAAAAVLLNELLKGGISVFIALKRIDNEMTASPPPPVYSEKLDDKDFDKRSGQKLPSIIHPTRLQALSKAVFSPDCYKLSVPAILYVIQNNLQYVAASNLDVATFQVTYQMKILTTAFFSVLLLRKRLSRTKWASLILLAIGVGIVQIQSSSAPAASHHTHVTVSHERQLRSEIPVSDEPIMSPERVMHPVRGFVAVTLACMTSGLAGVYFEFILKSSSGSSAPDLWVRNTQLSLFSLVPALVPIIVNPSGPNGMGYFSKVMSCFDNFNGWAIGTVLTQTFGGLITALVIRYSDNIMKGFATSLSIIISFLASVALFSYPITLSFIVGASIVLFATYTYNSPAPPASSTRKEIAVPGSPISTSAPILGEPEKPSRASSVINLLGLGSNNGSRKPSVSDIKSYASSQLGLSSYPVSASVSAPGTPRTNMNDYAESGRSSPASFGGVQTSHGGSGAGFGRGNVGDKVRPILSLDIDRKHG